The segment TGCATAACAACATTTATTGaatctcaaatcaaagcataaCACAACACAACATAATATCTAAATAAACATCACCgtataatgtatccactaatatcaactgaaaaagtcaaccatggtcaaaataaGTATCTTAAAATAAAagtctgatcgagggaggggtactacaagaCTACATAAGGGCCATCATATTTATACTAAAGTTATAATTTAATGATAGTTTTGTGTGCAATATAATCTCACTAACAGTAACTACTCTTATATAGTAATAAAAAtgaatatatttgtatatgtatattgtATATACATATAATGAGATTGATTTATGCATGTGCCTATAAATGAAAACATAAAAAGTTGAATGGGTTAGGTAAAAAATCCACAACCTTTGTGGTCTACGATAGTTCTTATATTAGACTTCAAGGTGAACTTGAACAATATAAAATAATGATTTATATTTTGATAAATGTTGGAGGCAATTTTTAAGTACTTGGTCATTAAAGACACGACTTCTAGAGATTTTGTTAAAAGTATTAGTTTGAATAAATACTAGGAAAACATAGTAGTGCACAATCCTAACATTCTTTTACTACATTAATTTGGATAATACTCTTTCACATACTTGTTTAAGTGGGTTTTAGTTGAGTTAAACTCATAAATGAACAAGCCAAGCCAAGTTAACTTACAATATTGTGTCCCACTTTTTTTTATCAAAGTAAGATTAACTATAATTTAGacatgggtatgtgtaggatcatgaggggccaaaaagtggtgatattctgactaaagtcctgattgatatgCTGATTGATAAATATTTATAACTTTCAAatgatatcacattttttgaatctgaaacatgcattaCATTCTATTCTTTGTATAATAtaggattaaaaaataaaaatgtatttcATAAAGTTTAGACCAATTTATGGTGGCCAGCCAtacaagtttttatatttttaaaaagttgtagtaaaaaaatcataattaactatttattaaaaaaaaaaatacgtcacatctagacatgagtcttctacttatatctaaaatcttattaaaaatattatgatttgattatgattacCGTGGTTAGACAAACACAGGTGCTTCTTATATTTTCCTAAaaatttagtactactgcattgaaattttaattttttgtcaaatagatttttttttttatagaaaacaactagtagcttagaaaatatattaaatttgctacaaattctattcttacatatttttgaaataatgatagcttattcaaatttttacgtcaagttgtctaactctattttttaattttcattgccatttaagggcctgtttggcccaccatgatcctgcacactcACATATGCCAATATGATTTGGATGTGCTCATTTAGTATTACATAATTTTTTGTACGCATCTAAATTAACTTCTTCTCATTGAAATACAAACATTAATAGCTAGGAAAtgaatatttttagatttttttcctattttatttctttcttttgcatGTGTGAAACATAGACCTTAATGTTCAGTGAAGATCCTACATTagcaagaaataaaaataaatataatagtcAAATTAATTATattcaatattatacttttcaGAAAGCAATTCATTTGATCCCCCAAAATGTAAAGTAAAATTAGTTTTTTTGTCAACAAtttgataggtgcaaaggagaATTCATTGTGAGTATGATTTAAGACTAGACAGGGTCTATACAAGGGTATTTCATCTAACTCTTCAATTAAAATCCTTTAAATAGAACATTTAGAGGATTAAAATCAATagattttcaatatatatatatgtgtgtgtgtgtgtgtgtgtgagagagagagagagagagattttagaCAAAATTAGAATGTCCTAGAAGTGGGAGACACTATTGTGACAACACACAGCCTATGATAGGagaagtattttttatttatgtagatattattGTATTTGAAACAATATACTGGTGTGTATGCTAGAATGTGAAATAATAATTTCTAATAACTAGTTTGATATAAAGGTGTGTGAACATTCGACGCACATATCTATTTTGcaatgtgtattttttttttcaaaacttgaTCAAAGTAATGTAAAATCACTACTAGCATTATTGGTTCACAATGTATATTTATTTGTAAAACATTTAAATTATGCCATACTTAACTAGAGGGAATTTAGAGTTCTATGACAAATTATTTGTAATTAGAAACAACACTAATTTTTCAATAGCATGATATACTTGATGATTTCCTTAATCTACTACCCTTGTGAAAGCTAGGGCCACCTCTTGATTAAATGTATGTAGTGGATCACAAGTCTATGGCTAGAGGAAGAGTACTTGAGTTATGCTCTCCCTCTTGTTGTTGAAGAATGTTGAAGAGTTGGTTACTTAGAGACATTatttatatttcacataatagtattttttgatgatttatAAAATTATATAACATGTCATTACAATATGGATGGTAGTTGTAATATGTACTTTCTATGATAAAATATTCAAGAGgtgattgtttaattaaattattatttaaaatctCATAATTTAAATTATGAGTTAATTAAAGTATTCATTAGaagtatgtaatatttatttaatgtaaaTGGATTTGCATAAAGAgataattttatatttttctcttAGGTGCAATAGTGAAATACGAAATTAAGTTAAAAAATAGTGATGTGTTGGCAAAATTTTATTATGTTTGGAGATAACAGATAGATAGTTCATCACACATTAGTTATAGCTAAATGCAAggatattaataaataattattaaatggaCTACATCATTCAATATGTAGATGCAAATAGTTAACTCAATACCTTTGGTTGAGAAAACTATATTTGTAACTAGATTTGCAAGAGATGGTAGTGAAATCATTTTCCCTGCATTTCTTTATTTAGAGGAACAATGGTGTTATCTTTATACAAATACTTAAATGCAAATGGTTATGTTTGTATTGGGTTTAAGTCAAATCTCCTAAAACGAGTTTTTTTCTCTTAAACTAAAATACTACTTACTTATAGGTTTGGATTAGCAAGTGAAGCTTGGCTAATATATATGGTACTAAGGATACTTGGAGAGTTATAACCCCTTgaaaaaaatattagtaaacaaacaAATATTTGTGtgttgattaaaaaaattattatcattatTCTTTTATATGAACATTGCTTGCGTTCAATAGGTAATTTAAATCTTGTTCCTTAATATATCTTTCTCAATAGGTCTAAGTGGACTATGCTATATATTGTATGCGCCTTGATCATTTCGTGTAATCCAAATTTCAAGCATACAACCTAGTTGTGGAGGAATTGAGAACttaatttgttgatttttttttataaatggaaAGTTATTTTCTTATATTTGCTTTATTCAAGGTTAATATTTATTTAGCTTTACAAATAATCAAAGGTATTGAGTAATTAGTGACTTTATTGACTTTATTCAAATGTTATTATTTATCGACTTTTACAACTAGACCAAGTAAGTATCTTGTGACTTCAAtagatatttttttctttttggaaaCAACTAGATTGCCTTAATATTAACATTCAAATTTACAAGAGCTGGATGATATGAAAAACTCCGcgatcaatatgaagcagatggtggttcatgcggaAGAACTCATAAGAAATATCTAGCTGTCCTTGTCCTTGAGCTGTCTcggtgttgtctttgtgttgtccttaggTTGTCTAGTGTTGTTCTCTttgtcttgtgatccctttttgttttaACTAAGATCTGTTCTTTGTATGGGTGTCCAGGCACTGTTATTTCTTGcctttttaatgctttatctttctcctgctaTGTAACAAGGttctgggttcctttcaaaaacctatttttaattaatcaaaacattcaaatttaCAATATTATTAGAGTACATACAAGATAAAAGCTATTCTTCAACTAAACTGTTACAAATAAAAAGATTAAACCTAATCCACTTACATCTCCACAAGATTAATTAGACAAAACAACATCATGCTTATTAAACTGATTAAGAAATTATTAAAAATCTCTCTGTAAAATGTATGTAATAATCTAGTCTTAAACTAGATTGACCAAATTCAGTTAATGTTAGCCTCCAAGAATTTTTAATACATACCTTGTCCCAAGATTTGTAAGCAGTTTAATCTGAAATAATGATTGAAAGTCAAATCTCAAATCATTTCCTCACTCACATACACATTGCTAGTGTGTTGTAATTGACGTATAGACGACAACATCAAAATGAACGCAAACTTTCAAGACTACAAAAGCTctctaatattaaaaaaaaaaaacttgtcgGAATACCATAAGGTTTTAACATTCCATCAaaccattttttttatttaattataataccGTTGGGAGCACACAGCAAATTAAGCGACAAATGACATAATATATTATACAGCAGAGATCTCTGTACCTTTTATTTAATCGATTTATAGTTCCAAAACATAAGCGCATAATAAATGCAAACTTTGTATATCAAAAACAAAAGTAAAAAAACGCGTCTGCTGAGGAATTTCTGTGACAAAACAGAAATTGGTAACTGAGCTTGTCTGCAGTGAAGCTGGAATTATGGGTCTGGTCTTCTGTCACTTCCGACATTAGctagtgttaattaaatttatgtgATAAACACGTTGTTTAGGAAACTTCACACTACGACCATAACAATTGTATAATAATAATGTATGATAAACATTAAAAATTTGTTGTTTTTGGTTTCAAATGTTGCATCAAGGATCGCATTCTTCAATCTATTATAATAGATTGTGGTAatctaatgtgattaactttgtgagATTTTTTGGAGATCacattctatgatccatcatcataaTAGATTGTAAAAATAATAGATGGTAGAATTCTAATATCATTGATTGTGTGAaagtttttgcatcaatgtttcagatcacattcCACGATCTATCATTATAATAGATTCTGGAAATCTAATGTCATTAACTGTGTGAGACTTTTTGCATCAACGTTtgatccatcatcataataattgGAAAAATAATAGATTGTGAAAATCTAATATCATTTACTGTGAGagagtttttgcatcaacatttcagataaGTGGATCTATCATTATAATAGATCCTGAAAATCTAATGTCATTAACTGTATGAGACTTTTTACATCAGTGTTTAATCCATTATCATAATAATTGCGAAAATAATAGAACATGAAAATCTAATATCATTTACTGCGTGAGAGTTTTTGCATCAACGTCTCAGATAACATTCACTGATCCATCATCATCACAATAGATTAGAAATAATAGATTATAGAAATTTAATATCATTAACTGAACCAAAATAATTACATAGAAAGACCACACACCTTTAAGCtaaaagtcaaagcttagtgtgtgtgttTTAAGTTGTCCGCATAGGGTCCCTTAAAGACCCGCTACATAGACAACTAAACTATAACAAAAATAGACAGAAAAGTGAGACTAGTCCTTTCTTAAGACAAATTTCTGGGCAAAGGATTCGCTACAAGAGGCTTAGCCATTTGGCAGGACAACTTGAGGACTTCTGAAAGGTCGACGGGGTGACTGGCAACCGGTAGCCAGTGGAAATGATAGAGCAGAGTGGCGACCCAGCAATGGACAGTGGCGAGGCCGAGAGCTTTTCCCGGGCAGACTCGTCGACCGGCACCGAAAGGTGCCAGTCGAAGGTCGTTCCCACGCAGGTCGATGTTTTGGCCTCCTTCCGACAGCAAGAAACGGTGGGGCATGAACGTGGAGGGGGAATGCCAGATGGTGGGGTCGTGCGTTATAGCCCACATGTTTACCATAGCGGTGGTACCCGCCGGCACACGCCATGAGTCGCCTATTACCACGTCCTGCGTTGCCAATCGGGCCCACGACAGAAGTGGGCCAGGCGGGTGGATTCGTAATGTCTCTTTTACCACAGCTTGCAGATACGGCAACTTCACCACGTCCCATTCCCATTCACACCCCCCATTGCTTCTAGTTCTTTGTGCCCCCTCCACCTCCAGTTCTTCCTGCACCTTACGTTGTACTTCTGGGTTCAGCACCATTTCCGCCATTATCCATTCTGTGAGCAGTGCCGTTGTATCCGTGCCTCTGAAGATCATTTCCTGGTCCAAACCCAAAAAGGAACCACTGTCAGTTTACATTGAGGTAAGTCATCTCTAAAAACAACTCAGTTCACATGATGATCAAAATGTAAAGTCTTTCAAAATCAATCAACCAGTATGAAAACAACAAGACATTCGATTTCgatttttacaatttttacaatgattagtgttttgatatttttggatttaattgCGTGAGTTTTATTTTTCGTCAATGTTTCAGATCATACTCGATCACACTCGATGATAGAAAGTTGGAAGAGAAGACGgctttcagatcacactccatgatcaaATGATAGAAAGTTAGACAAGAAAATGACTTTTGATCACACTCCACAACTATTCAACTAATCAAATTATAGATAGATGGAAGAGAAAATGCCTTTTGTTGAACTTTGTTTGGGATCAATATTTCAGATAATCAAATTATGGATAGATGGAAGAGAAAATGCCTTTTGTTGAACTTTGTTTGGGATCAATATTTCAGATAACTCTCCACAGTAAGGATAGAGGGTTGGAAGACTCCAACGAGAAAATAGCTTTCAAATCACatgccacaatccataatcaaataaTAGAGAGTTGAgacaaaaatgatttttttttaagctttgttttgcatcaatatttcagatcacactccatgatctatCATCAATATTTCAAATGATTGAGAGTTAGAAGAGAAATTGGATTGTTGATCAAATATTCTGACTACACTCCATAATCTATTTCCATGATCTATTATGGACATGATAAAAAAATCTATTTCCATGATCTATTATGGACATGATAAAAAAATGGAAAAGAATTGTAAAAAATGGATTGTTaaacttttattttcttttaataaaaatgAAGATTACACTCCATGATCTATCTTCCACTCGATGATCTATCAGATGGAGAGATGAAAAAGATGATAGAAGCTGAAAGTGTAAACGGGTTTTTTTGGCAGAGACTGTAAGGTACAGACAATATTCTTTTCACGTATGGACGGTCACTCAAGGTTGCTCCCTATTGCTTCACGGGTGGATTGAATCAATAATTTTGTTTTGACATGGAATTTCAACTTGAGAGGTGCAGATTCAATGTAGAGAGCATGGAGTACATTCCATAGAGCTGGGAGTACCCCGTACAAAACTTCTCACGGGAGACTTGCACAATTATAGGCAATTCTGAGAAGATCTGCATCCAATCTCTAACGTAGGAGGATGATATGAATATCCTACACTATTTACAGTCCGGCCTAACAGAGCCCACATAGTGGTTAGACGTACATACAATCTCTAACGTAGCACGATGATATACTAAGTTATTTGACAGTCCAACGGAACGGAGTCCACATGGTGAGGAACAAGTACACCATTAATAAACTTGTTGTCCAGAACAAATGGGCATATTTGACGTAGCAAGCAGCATCAAACTTGTCGGAATTAGGATTTTCTAAGAAAGAACCAATGGCAGAAACAATATCATTGACCAAATAACTGGTTCACTTTCCAATGACAATATTAAAACAGGGAAAACTTTTTATAGGCATGAACAAGGACAATCTGAAAATTATCATCCAGATTCATTCCCTGATTGTGGAATTTCATACATTTCACATCCTAATACTTTAAGCCTGATGAAGAAGACTACCCATAACTCTAGAATCTAAAAGATTTTTTGTAAGGGCCAAAAAAAAGAAACACGCCAAACTTCAATAGAAGCAAAACGGCAATGGTGGGTACTAGAAATCGCATCAAGAAATTTGCTTTCTAACAAATGGTAGGTACATGTACAGGTCTTACCCAAGTAAAGATAGTAATGCACTTTGACCATTACCATCCATCTAAATCCAAACCTAGTAAAATCTCCACATTTACTTTAAGCTGTATGTTAAGTCAGTTACAGACAAAACCATACGACCACCACTACCGACCAGAACTTTATCAGAAACAGGAGATTGTTAGCGATCTACCCATTATCAAAAACAGTGGCTGTTGTTACATCATAACAGTGCTCTTAAACAGATTTTTAAGTTGATCTACACTACGCTCATTGGATCCACGCCACGTGCCTCTCAAGATCCAGAATTTCTCATTCTCTCACCCCTACAAAAGATGATGGGCGCTTACCTTGACGTAACACCTCACAAACCACCTGTCTCCATTTCTTTATCATTCTCATTCCATATGGATCTGAATTCCCACATAAAACCAATACAAAAACTTCCAAAACATGATATTTTCTTCTCTAGGCTCTCCATCTCCATTCTAATTATGAAGAATGGACATAATCATAACGTTAATGATCGAAAAAAGAACAAGAAcataacaaaaacaagaacacaaccaTCAAAAATCTAAAAACTCAAATCACACCATCTATGAACTGTAAAAATCTAATGTCCATTAATAGAACAACATCCAAGAGAGATGAAACCAAATCAAAAACTTCcaaaagatgaagaaatcaaagataaaagacaaaggaCGAAACAAATCAAAATCCCTAGCCTAGAAGCTAATAATTAACCTGTCTCATTTCCTCAAATCCTTGTATTTCAATTGGCTATTTAGAGAAATCAAAACATACCCAAAGAACAGCGACCATATCATCATCTTCCAATTTATCCTCCTCCTTCAACGAAAGCAGAACGTCGACAAAGTCAGCGTCAACTGACGGACATATCTCACCCTTCATTCTCCTGCAACGGTGCTCATCTATGATATTCTGCACAAACTTCTTAACCCGGGGCACAAGCCTAGCACAACGGCTGTGAATTCTATGAGGATCCAGCAATCTCAAGAAGGGCAAATGATCAGCCCAGTTAAACTCCCCCAATAGTTCGAATCCCTCCCGCACCATATTTCTCAACTCCTCAAGCTCATCACTTGcattttcaacatcaaatctcTTTCCAAACACACTCCCCATGATATTATTCAGCGCAGCATCTTGCAAAAGTGGGCGGAGCTTCACAGCTCCATGAACAGCCCATTCTTCTCTGATCCGCCTCACCATTACAGCCGAATCTGCTTGGCGGCCGGTCCCATGGGCCGCAATCCGACTCGGGGAAAAAAGATAAGTTGCAGAGATTCTCCTCAGCATTCGCCAGTAATCTCCACTGGGAGCAAATCCTATAGCTCTCTCAAACATGAGCTGCTTAGCGGACTGCTTAAGCGGCCGGTCTGCAAAACAAGGGGAGTTCAAAATCTCCCTCGCTACATCACAACTTCCAGTTATGACAGCCGGTGTAAATCCCATGCTAAACGCCATTAACCTTGTGGCACCATGACTTGTGGCCAGTTGTGCCAGGTTACGATGCGCTAGGCCCCTGGTCATATGCACAAGACTTCCCACCAGGGGCCAGCCCCGTGGGCCTGGAATACGTTTCTCTCCCTTCATTTCCATTTTCCCCTTCCGTGCAACTCCTCCTCCTCGCCGCAACCACACCATGCAAACGGCGGCGGCGCCGGCGAGCGCCGCCATATATAAAGACCATACAGAAAACTCCATGCGAGGAAAACTACAAGCCTTGAGATATGCATCTTTTGTAAGCATTGGAATGGCCGCAAACAGCCACAAGAATGGATCTTTTGATCCTCCTGTGGAGGAAGAACCTATTCCTATTCCTATTCCTATACCTATTCCTCCAtcctttgaatggtcttccattgcaGAGTTTTTATGCTTTAGGACAGTCTACAGATGGATATACAGATATACCACCAGGTACCTTGTTCTTGGGAACAGTACACAGATTTTCCTACTCCTCTGGCAATTACTTGTGGAGGTGTGGATCGCCTTATATAGGCAGGTGGAGAACATTGTGTTCTATTGTGCATTCCAATGGTAGGTGGACTTCTTTTGTGTAGGCCTAGGCATGATTTGAAGTTTGAGTCGGTCGTTGGCCAAAGCTTAAAAACCCTAACTAAAGTAGCGACTTCGAATCGTACCTTTCTCTAAGTACGCTATCTACGGATCTATGGAGCTAGGTTGTCTTcagtttatttaaaaaaatattacaagTTGATATATTAGTTTTTAAAATATTACTCGGGatcaattaaaaatttattagTTTCTATATAAGATGAGGTCGAGATTGCGCCTTAGACGATtttggcggaatggataccccAGTCTTTTAGCTCTTAGTCAGAAAGATTCAACATGTGGCTCATGCTCTCGTAGCAGATAGCTAAATGAATATGTGTTTGATATAAAACCctccataaaaaaatattatttttattaagttttatataagagtttttttgtttttgtttattaatttttaagattctcgAGCTATTGTTCTATAGTTTTTTAATGAATGTTCTTTGTTTTTTCAAGAGGGAAGATAAATAAGATGTTTTGTTTTGAGAATATAACTATGACCTTTTTAAAATGTTATCGTTATAGTGAATGATTCATCTCTCTTCAAAGTATTCCAGAGTCTTAAAATTGAAGGTTTTCTCTTGTATAATTTAGAGTCTATTCCCACTAGAGTCACATTGAGACATGCCACAATATTCCCCAGAGTCGATCATGTCATATTTGTTAAATTTACTCCTCAGAACTGGAGGTTGAGGAACATTATATATTTAGATGCTCTGCATGTTATGATATTGGACGATGGTCTTCTTTGTCTCTTCAAAGATTTATTTGGTTCTTTCCACATTGTCATGGCTTATATGAACTAGAGATGCTTTACTTTGTTTCTATAAGAGATGTTTGACATTCATAGACAACTTTCCATAGGTACATCTACAAAAAGGGCTTATTTTAGATTTGATTGTTTTATATTTCCAATCATATTTGGTAGGAAGAAAGTTTTGGCTAACTTACAAGTTTATGTTGTATATTTGTGAGGCATCACAAACCTAGTGACCTTCATGATCTTATGtccattgttgtcacaaaagtttgcacccttttTGAACACTaatgctcaacaaccttgtgaaacatggaaacaagctccaggttgttaggaataaggtgtctcaaccttggataattcctattcttattattttttttgtaaaatgtatttcttgcaaataatgtaattaagtgtgagtgtacatgtctagttggcatgttgatgtgtcactccacttgatgtgttggcatcttgaattgtgtgtaaggagatcatggttGAAATGGTTATGACAG is part of the Cryptomeria japonica chromosome 10, Sugi_1.0, whole genome shotgun sequence genome and harbors:
- the LOC131073367 gene encoding cytochrome P450 78A4, whose protein sequence is MEDHSKDGGIGIGIGIGIGSSSTGGSKDPFLWLFAAIPMLTKDAYLKACSFPRMEFSVWSLYMAALAGAAAVCMVWLRRGGGVARKGKMEMKGEKRIPGPRGWPLVGSLVHMTRGLAHRNLAQLATSHGATRLMAFSMGFTPAVITGSCDVAREILNSPCFADRPLKQSAKQLMFERAIGFAPSGDYWRMLRRISATYLFSPSRIAAHGTGRQADSAVMVRRIREEWAVHGAVKLRPLLQDAALNNIMGSVFGKRFDVENASDELEELRNMVREGFELLGEFNWADHLPFLRLLDPHRIHSRCARLVPRVKKFVQNIIDEHRCRRMKGEICPSVDADFVDVLLSLKEEDKLEDDDMVAVLWEMIFRGTDTTALLTEWIMAEMVLNPEVQRKVQEELEVEGAQRTRSNGGCEWEWDVVKLPYLQAVVKETLRIHPPGPLLSWARLATQDVVIGDSWRVPAGTTAMVNMWAITHDPTIWHSPSTFMPHRFLLSEGGQNIDLRGNDLRLAPFGAGRRVCPGKALGLATVHCWVATLLYHFHWLPVASHPVDLSEVLKLSCQMAKPLVANPLPRNLS